One part of the Leptospira saintgironsiae genome encodes these proteins:
- a CDS encoding glycoside hydrolase family 1 protein codes for MSKSFELPKDFLLGSATAATQIEGGDIYNNWYAWSLIGKVGNGESSITGADHYRRYVEDIELLSQLHQECYRMSIEWSRIEPKQGEWSKEGVEHYRDEFQRLIKAGIKPLVTLHHFSCPQWYQEKGGWLSENAVEDFIKFVDFSIRNFGDLVSEWCTINEPNVFANDSYMDGKYPPGSHGDIAAYMKVTKNLILVHLKSYKLIHKIRKELGFAGETKVGFAHHLAIFEPFNSHPLAKLGCFLSDYLFHEIHMKGFVEGKLCFPLGFGGYPEGKGIFCDFIGINYYSRHLFKASYNPGNLFATPLVDPKVSESEKNDLGWEIYPEGIHKVCHRAWDKYKLPIYITENGIPDEKDEKREKYIVDHLYQIKLLLDEGVKVERYYHWSFLDNLEWNDGYGPRFGLVEVDYTTMKRKPRLSALRYAEICRTKKIQQRG; via the coding sequence ATGTCTAAAAGTTTTGAACTTCCTAAAGATTTTTTATTAGGTTCTGCAACTGCAGCAACTCAGATAGAAGGTGGAGATATCTATAATAATTGGTATGCTTGGTCTCTTATCGGAAAAGTTGGAAATGGAGAATCATCCATCACTGGAGCTGATCATTATCGCAGATATGTAGAAGATATAGAACTTCTTTCTCAACTTCATCAAGAATGTTATCGAATGAGTATTGAGTGGAGTCGTATAGAACCTAAACAAGGAGAATGGTCTAAAGAAGGAGTAGAACATTATCGCGACGAATTCCAAAGGTTGATCAAAGCCGGGATCAAGCCACTTGTAACTCTTCATCATTTTTCCTGCCCTCAATGGTACCAAGAAAAAGGAGGATGGCTTTCTGAAAATGCAGTAGAGGACTTTATTAAATTCGTGGACTTCTCCATTAGAAATTTTGGAGATTTGGTTTCAGAATGGTGCACGATCAACGAGCCGAATGTATTCGCAAATGATAGTTATATGGATGGAAAATATCCACCAGGAAGTCATGGCGATATTGCTGCCTACATGAAGGTTACTAAAAACCTAATCCTTGTACATTTGAAATCATATAAACTTATTCACAAGATCCGTAAAGAACTTGGTTTTGCGGGAGAAACAAAAGTAGGATTTGCTCATCATCTTGCTATATTCGAACCTTTTAATTCTCATCCTCTCGCTAAACTAGGTTGTTTCTTAAGCGATTATCTATTTCATGAAATCCATATGAAAGGTTTTGTAGAAGGTAAACTTTGTTTCCCTTTAGGCTTTGGTGGTTATCCGGAAGGGAAGGGGATCTTCTGCGATTTTATAGGGATTAATTATTATTCCAGACACTTGTTCAAGGCTAGTTATAATCCAGGCAATTTATTCGCTACTCCTTTGGTAGATCCTAAGGTTTCCGAATCGGAGAAGAATGATCTGGGTTGGGAAATTTATCCAGAAGGTATCCACAAAGTTTGCCATCGCGCTTGGGACAAATACAAACTTCCTATCTATATCACAGAGAACGGAATTCCTGATGAGAAAGATGAGAAGAGGGAAAAATATATCGTAGATCATCTATATCAGATCAAATTACTTTTGGATGAAGGTGTTAAAGTAGAACGCTATTATCATTGGTCCTTTTTGGATAATTTAGAATGGAATGATGGTTATGGTCCTAGATTTGGTTTGGTAGAAGTGGATTACACTACTATGAAAAGAAAACCGCGCTTAAGTGCACTTCGTTACGCAGAGATTTGCCGTACTAAGAAGATTCAACAACGCGGATAA
- a CDS encoding elongation factor G-like protein → MSVPFLNPGIFAHIDAGKTTLLERILFETGKISAPGRIEEGTTESDYLPEEIERGISIQSTVARIPYPNPEKPRVILQFVDNPGHLDFQSQANASLLVSDFGLVLIDSFEGLKSQTFQNVEALRKSGKPILFFLNKLDRPGADILSPLVDLEVALGKEPILLFREDGSIPILKGEGEESEFLPLIEWDHGLSEEYLKDHGLLPKLAIKGLVKGFWEGKIFPVLGGSALQGLGVNELLSLLEVLAQGKPVQPSSKEQTGVAFKREIHPELGKLLHFQTLAPIKVGDFFLHGETKYKIENLYQISARDYEEVSAGHAGELLATTSLLNWIPGEILSRHNTENKTLLTPIRKQFQILIEPEKEEDRQELWDRLQDLAWLDEAVSVDILSETGQFRLSGTGELHLEISLSRLKESFSKSFQTSGIKVARFALWKNLVQKVAFQHTAFDQKISSGQVLASLESSHNFSKGVRFNVQLADPIKEAITSAFTEVTARGIDGEEVLGLQMIVEGYESPSETKSFDISSLIKVAVIKGLKDIIPNHSDFIGPLSELEILTPNQYLGDILASLAKRDAKIRKVTELTEGRHLIQASASTQNLLGFSGVLRNMAQGRGVLSLDTLFDFDNHSVLF, encoded by the coding sequence ATGTCAGTACCATTCTTAAATCCAGGAATATTCGCGCATATTGATGCGGGCAAAACCACACTCTTAGAAAGGATCTTATTTGAGACCGGCAAAATTTCTGCGCCGGGCAGAATTGAAGAAGGTACCACAGAGTCCGATTATCTCCCTGAAGAAATAGAAAGGGGAATTTCTATCCAGTCCACCGTGGCTCGGATTCCATATCCTAATCCTGAAAAGCCTCGAGTCATTCTACAATTTGTGGATAATCCTGGTCATTTGGATTTTCAATCCCAAGCAAATGCTTCTCTACTAGTTTCCGATTTTGGCTTAGTTCTTATCGATTCCTTTGAAGGATTAAAATCACAGACCTTCCAAAATGTGGAGGCTCTTAGAAAGTCAGGAAAACCAATATTATTTTTTCTAAATAAACTAGATCGTCCAGGTGCGGACATTCTTTCCCCTCTCGTGGATCTGGAAGTAGCATTAGGAAAAGAGCCAATTCTTCTATTTAGAGAAGATGGAAGTATTCCTATCTTAAAGGGAGAAGGGGAGGAGTCTGAGTTCCTGCCATTGATAGAATGGGATCACGGGCTTTCAGAAGAATATCTTAAAGATCATGGCCTTCTTCCTAAGCTTGCTATCAAAGGATTGGTAAAAGGATTTTGGGAAGGGAAAATTTTTCCAGTGCTGGGAGGGTCCGCACTCCAGGGACTAGGTGTAAATGAATTACTTTCTCTCTTAGAGGTCCTTGCCCAAGGAAAACCTGTTCAACCTTCTTCCAAAGAACAAACAGGGGTTGCATTCAAAAGAGAGATCCATCCTGAACTTGGAAAACTTCTTCATTTCCAAACATTAGCACCCATCAAAGTCGGGGACTTCTTCTTACATGGGGAAACAAAATATAAGATAGAGAACTTATACCAAATTTCCGCAAGGGACTACGAAGAAGTTTCTGCAGGTCATGCAGGAGAACTTCTCGCGACCACATCTCTTCTGAACTGGATCCCTGGAGAAATTCTTTCGAGACATAATACAGAAAACAAAACTCTACTCACTCCGATCAGAAAACAATTTCAGATCTTAATAGAACCAGAAAAGGAAGAAGATCGACAAGAACTTTGGGATCGTTTGCAAGATCTGGCTTGGTTGGATGAAGCGGTAAGCGTGGATATTCTCTCAGAGACCGGCCAATTTCGTTTATCAGGTACCGGCGAGTTGCATTTAGAGATTTCTCTCTCTCGTTTGAAAGAGTCTTTTTCAAAAAGCTTTCAAACAAGCGGAATCAAGGTTGCAAGATTTGCTCTATGGAAAAATTTGGTTCAAAAGGTCGCATTTCAGCATACCGCGTTCGATCAAAAGATCTCGAGCGGTCAGGTGCTCGCGTCCTTGGAAAGTTCTCACAACTTTTCTAAGGGAGTGCGGTTTAATGTTCAGCTAGCTGATCCAATCAAAGAGGCGATAACATCCGCGTTTACGGAAGTCACCGCCCGGGGAATAGACGGAGAAGAAGTTCTCGGTCTACAAATGATTGTCGAAGGTTATGAGTCTCCAAGTGAGACAAAGTCTTTCGATATTTCTTCCCTGATCAAAGTAGCTGTCATCAAAGGTTTAAAGGACATAATTCCGAATCATTCGGATTTCATTGGTCCCCTTTCCGAGTTAGAGATTCTTACACCGAATCAATATCTCGGAGATATATTGGCCAGTTTGGCTAAGAGGGACGCGAAGATTCGTAAGGTCACTGAGTTGACCGAAGGGCGTCATTTGATTCAGGCAAGCGCTTCTACGCAAAACTTGCTTGGCTTTAGCGGTGTCCTTAGAAATATGGCACAGGGAAGGGGCGTCCTATCTTTGGACACCCTTTTCGACTTTGATAACCATTCTGTATTGTTTTAA